One window of the Eucalyptus grandis isolate ANBG69807.140 chromosome 6, ASM1654582v1, whole genome shotgun sequence genome contains the following:
- the LOC104450069 gene encoding protein trichome birefringence-like 41: MGLGSCSFVSSLPLALVLVSCLNGAIDAKAAPPEVSGCNVFQGSWVYNDSYRPPYDSATCPFLETEFDCQKNGRPDHLYLGYTWKPSACELLRFDGEDFARRMKGKKILFVGDSLSLNQWQSLTCMLHVSFPSSNYTLNRAGDVSTFDIHDYGISVVLSRNAFLVDVVKEKIGRVLKLDSIVNGNAWKGYDMLIFNTWHWWLHTGRKQPWDYIQQGETIRKDMDRLVAFKEGLTTWSKWVDSNIDPATTTVIFQGISPTHYNGKEWNESSTTTCDGQTQPISGSEYPAGPPPPVTVVNEVLGKMATEVTLLDITKLSQLRKDGHPSAFGSEGHQGNDCSHWCLAGVPDTWNQLLYTILVNRVDPTSSGATKRYPTARSQMLFVFPLCVFATFENFSIYLRPQKPKEHL, from the exons ATGGGGCTTGGCTCTTGTAGCTTTGTATCATCATTGCCTCTTGCTCTTGTCCTCGTTTCCTGCCTTAACGGAGCGATCGATGCCAAAGCCGCACCACCAGAAGTGAGCGGCTGCAACGTCTTCCAAGGAAGTTGGGTTTACAACGATAGCTATCGCCCTCCCTACGACAGCGCAACGTGTCCGTTCCTCGAGACAGAGTTCGACTGCCAGAAGAACGGACGTCCAGATCATCTCTACCTTGGATACACATGGAAGCCAAGTGCCTGCGAATTGCTGAG ATTCGATGGAGAAGATTTCGCGAGaagaatgaaaggaaagaagataCTATTCGTGGGTGACTCTCTAAGCCTCAATCAGTGGCAATCCCTCACTTGCATGCTGCATGTTTCGTTTCCCAGCTCCAACTACACTCTCAATCGAGCAGGAGATGTGTCCACCTTTGACATACAT GACTATGGTATTTCTGTGGTGCTATCTCGAAATGCGTTTCTGGTCGACGTAGTAAAAGAGAAGATAGGAAGAGTTTTAAAGCTTGATTCGATCGTCAATGGCAATGCGTGGAAAGGATACGACATGCTCATCTTCAACACTTGGCACTGGTGGCTGCACACGGGCAGAAAACAACC GTGGGACTACATTCAGCAAGGAGAGACAATACGCAAAGACATGGACCGTTTGGTTGCTTTCAAGGAGGGACTCACTACATGGTCGAAGTGGGTGGATTCTAACATCGATCCTGCCACGACCACAGTGATCTTCCAAGGCATATCTCCCACTCATTACAA CGGCAAGGAGTGGAACGAGTCCAGCACGACTACCTGCGACGGGCAAACCCAGCCCATTTCAGGGTCCGAGTACCCGGCGGGTCCCCCGCCACCGGTAACAGTCGTGAATGAGGTGCTCGGCAAGATGGCGACGGAGGTGACTCTTCTCGACATAACGAAGCTATCACAGCTCAGGAAAGATGGACACCCATCAGCCTTCGGGTCCGAAGGCCATCAAGGGAACGACTGCAGCCACTGGTGCCTCGCCGGTGTGCCCGATACTTGGAATCAATTGCTCTACACCATCCTCGTCAATAGAG TCGATCCAACTTCGTCGGGAGCGACCAAACGGTACCCAACGGCCAGAAGCCAAATGCTTTTCGTCTTTCCATTGTGCGTCTTCGCAACTTTTGAGAACTTCTCAATCTATCTTCGTCCACAAAAGCCGAAAGAACATTTGTAG
- the LOC104450070 gene encoding enoyl-CoA delta isomerase 3-like, translating to MELQDRTWNPLASTEINKEDRFCELGMGGGGVFVLSFVGESHHRFSPAAICLINELLDSLSGCNMPDQTTHRNSCLTPVSRDEKARLLITTNQGKFFSDGMDVNYLGCTDRERPVEYLMSFQKLVSKLLTFHLPTIAVIRGHAVGVGCIFALAHDYRLMSSDHGYVFMNEVNLVPVGESWIFNC from the exons ATGGAACTACAAGATCGTACCTGGAATCCATTGGCATCCACAGAGATAAACAAAGAAGACCGGTTCTGTGAGTTAGGCATGGGTGGAGGCGGTGTCTTTGTCCTGAGTTTTGTTGGAGAATCCCATCACAG GTTCTCTCCAGCAGCAATATGTTTGATCAATGAGCTCCTTGACTCG TTATCAGGGTGCAATATGCCCGATCAAACAACTCACCGTAACTCCTGTTTGACTCCAGTCTCAAGGGACGAAAAGGCACGTTTGTTGATCACTACAAATCAG ggtaagttCTTCTCAGATGGGATGGATGTAAACTACTTAGGATGCACAGACAGAGAAAGGCCCGTT GAGTATCTGATGTCATTTCAGAAGCTTGTGAGCAAGTTGTTGACATTCCATCTTCCAACTATTGCTGTTATAAG AGGTCATGCAGTTGGAGTGGGCTGTATCTTTGCACTGGCTCATGATTACAGGCTTATGAGCTCTGATCATGGTTACGTATTCATGAATGAGGTAAATCTGGTCCCTGTAGGAGAGTCTTGGATTTTCAACTGTTAA
- the LOC104450071 gene encoding BES1/BZR1 homolog protein 4: protein MTSGSRMPTWRERENNKRRERRRRAVAAKIFSGLRMYGNYKLPKHCDNNEVLKALCDEAGWIVEADGTTYRKGCKPVEHVDMVARSETVSPSSSYYPTHNPSPGSSSFPSPASSFYAANANADGSFLIPWLKNFSSASSSASSSKLPHLYIPGSSISAPVTPHLSSPTARSPRIKTGLDDQSTRFGWGERYSFMPSSTPPSPGHQILPDPEWISRIQIPQGGPVSPTFTLVSSNPFGSKQEVLAGGGSRTWTPGQSGTCSPAIAAAADHTGDIPMSEVMSNEFAFGVSGKGLVKPWEGERIHDEPGSDDLELTLGGSKCR from the exons ATGACGTCGGGCTCGCGGATGCCGacatggagggagagagagaacaataagaggagggagaggaggaggagagccgTAGCTGCGAAAATATTCTCAGGGCTTCGGATGTACGGGAACTACAAGCTCCCGAAGCACTGCGACAACAATGAAGTCCTCAAGGCTCTCTGTGACGAGGCTGGTTGGATTGTGGAAGCCGACGGCACCACATATCGGAAG GGTTGCAAACCTGTAGAGCATGTGGATATGGTGGCTAGATCTGAAACAGTGAGTCCGTCTTCTTCTTACTACCCAACCCACAACCCAAGCCCAGGCTCATCATCTTTTCCAAGTCCTGCCTCGTCCTTCTACGCAGCCAATGCTAATGCAGATGGTAGTTTCCTAATTCCATGGCTCAAGAACTTTTCCTCTGCTTCATCATCAGCCTCCTCTTCGAAGCTCCCTCATCTCTATATCCCTGGAAGCTCAATCAGTGCTCCTGTCACACCTCATTTGAGCTCTCCAACCGCTAGAAGCCCCAGAATTAAGACTGGCTTGGATGACCAATCCACCCGCTTTGGCTGGGGTGAGCgctactccttcatgccatcttCCACCCCACCGAGCCCTGGCCATCAGATCCTTCCTGACCCAGAATGGATTTCTAGAATCCAAATTCCCCAAGGAGGCCCAGTGTCTCCCACTTTTACGCTCGTCTCATCCAATCCTTTTGGCTCAAAGCAAGAGGTGTTGGCTGGGGGTGGATCTCGTACATGGACACCTGGGCAAAGTGGAACATGCTCTCCTGCCATTGCTGCTGCCGCTGATCACACTGGAGACATCCCTATGTCGGAAGTGATGTCAAATGAGTTTGCATTCGGTGTCAGTGGGAAGGGCCTTGTGAAGCcttgggaaggagagagaattcATGATGAGCCTGGATCAGATGATTTAGAGCTCACGCTCGGTGGCTCAAAGTGCAG GTAA
- the LOC104450072 gene encoding uncharacterized protein LOC104450072, producing the protein MRLLKTLSFLRRQNPRPHLLHSTLGKPLSARPQCGFATTPPASKSPTRSHAGRNLSDGKKPLDVFFKEAVGLSPETDERGVESESEGARSELSARLKRLEEEVRVLESRGDGAKSDVAVPEREQRVPASLYDLYVDGKREKAKRPPADALVIKELSPDAEAFLAHLLEEGYFREANFLNKDGKWDASRFEDSYSRDFVKYAAEKFGKDHQEIAKWLSGSDLKKIALFGCPSTAKKSVFAAKRLRSFFSIQEDNVCRECVLRESCKFVNQNVWNSETNNLRLDTVMKVITLYALELVPSQLKITEELKVSVSRVLRDILKLSQTTSQI; encoded by the exons ATGCGTCTTCTCAAAACCCTGTCCTTCCTCAGGCGCCAAAACCCTAGACCTCATCTCCTCCATTCGACCCTCGGGAAGCCTCTCTCAGCTCGCCCTCAATGCGGCTTCGCCACCACCCCGCCGGCCTCTAAGAGCCCGACTCGATCCCACGCCGGGAGAAACCTCAGCGACGGGAAGAAGCCGCTGGACGTGTTCTTCAAAGAGGCCGTGGGGCTGTCCCCGGAAACAGACGAGCGCGGCGTCGAAAGCGAATCCGAGGGCGCGAGGAGCGAGTTGAGCGCGAGGCTGAAGCGGTTGGAGGAGGAGGTGCGGGTCCTCGAGAGCAGGGGCGACGGAGCGAAGAGCGATGTGGCCGTTCCCGAGCGAGAGCAACGTGTGCCCGCGAGCTTGTACGATCTCTACGTGGATGGAAAGCGGGAGAAGGCGAAGAGGCCTCCCGCGGATGCTCTTGTTATAAAGGAGCTGTCTCCGGATGCGGAGGCTTTCTTGGCTCATTTGCTCGAGGAAGGCTACTTTAGAGAGGCTAATTTCTTGAATAAGGACGGGAAATGGGACGCCAGCCGTTTCGAAGACAGTTACAGCAGAGACTTCGTGAAATACGCGGCCGAGAAGTTCGGCAAGGACCACCAAGAGATTGCCAA ATGGTTGTCAGGTAGTGACTTGAAAAAGATAGCTCTGTTTGGCTGCCCTTCCACTGCGAAAAAGAGTGTCTTTGCTGCTAAAAGATTGCGGAGTTTCTTCAGTATTCAAGAGGACAAT gtGTGCAGAGAATGCGTCTTGAGAGAATCGTGCAAGTTTGTTAACCAGAATGTATGGAACAGCGAAACAAATAACTTGAGGTTGGATACTGTGATGAAGGTCATCACACTATATGCACTGGAATTGGTGCCTTCCCAGTTGAAGATTACGGAAGAGCTGAAGGTCTCTGTGAGTAGAGTGTTGAGAGACATTCTAAAATTGAGCCAAACCACTTCGCAGATCTAG
- the LOC104450073 gene encoding pathogenesis-related protein PRB1-3 translates to MASIRLLSSLIFFLTFSSVLAINGANTTLKTAPRRAMRVSSALAIAQYMSSHNAVRAKHNLPPLSWSTSLTNYARWYASQRRGDCALIHSTSNYGENIFWGQGKHWMPKDAVAAWAAEEAYFDYNSNTCMAGKDCTHYTQLVWRTTQKVGCAQIVCNSGDTFITCEYSPHGNVIGERPY, encoded by the coding sequence ATGGCGAGCATCCGCCTCCTCTCGAGCCTCATATTCTTCCTCACCTTCTCCTCCGTTCTGGCCATTAATGGAGCCAACACGACCTTGAAAACAGCCCCAAGACGCGCCATGCGAGTGAGCTCGGCTCTCGCAATCGCCCAGTATATGAGCTCTCACAATGCAGTTAGGGCAAAGCACAACCTCCCTCCTCTCAGTTGGAGCACGTCCCTAACGAACTACGCAAGGTGGTATGCGAGCCAGCGGAGAGGGGACTGCGCGCTCATCCACTCGACCAGCAACTACGGCGAGAACATATTCTGGGGACAGGGCAAGCATTGGATGCCGAAGGACGCTGTTGCCGCGTGGGCTGCTGAAGAAGCTTACTTCGATTACAACTCCAACACGTGCATGGCGGGCAAAGATTGCACGCACTACACGCAGCTCGTGTGGAGGACGACGCAGAAGGTCGGGTGCGCTCAGATCGTGTGCAATTCTGGCGACACTTTCATTACTTGCGAGTATTCGCCTCACGGCAATGTGATCGGAGAGAGGCCCTACTAA